One Gigantopelta aegis isolate Gae_Host chromosome 1, Gae_host_genome, whole genome shotgun sequence genomic region harbors:
- the LOC121374350 gene encoding uncharacterized protein LOC121374350 isoform X1 has protein sequence MPIFPQSHVSTSLKMNTVKVTVVVVILLNVVAALTAITLAWSSSQLNGGDDDTFLTCLRCHDVDDACAIRRRDKNGVTVCCVRNTEELNDLMRKMYLSLQKNFTSSRSSLKKKKRAKSTNPDVSFLSAIKPIVHMQGLGDAEKINDTSLRMIRNWNNKSPSCPLTLICNSMKYENGAITIPTKGSYHIYSHVTFSQNADLQWPNVSHSYEHKVLRYNARDKVEEDLVSSSQSHCETIYKVPYKEYPTYSSTVVSLNPGDTVYVKANHFNSLMVNRDKHYFGVHLIW, from the exons ATGCCAATCTTTCCGCAATCCCACGTCTCTACCAGCCTGAAGATGAATACAGTAAAAGTAACCGTTGTCGTGGTAATACTGTTAAACGTGGTGGCGGCATTAACGGCTATCACACTAGCTTGGTCCTCCTCGCAGTTGAACGGCGGCGATGACGATACGTTTCTCACGTGCTTACGCTGCCACGACGTCGACGACGCCTGTGCTATACGGAGACGTGACAAGAACGGCGTGACCGTGTGTTGTGTCCGAAACACTGAAGAACTGAACGATCTGATGAGAAAG ATGTATTTGTCACTACAGAAAAACTTCACTAGTTCTAGATCAAgtctgaagaagaagaaacgaGCGA aaagcACAAACCCAGACGTGTCGTTTCTGAGTGCCATTAAGCCAATTGTCCATATGCAAGGACTTGGAGACGCAGAAA AAATAAATGATACTTCACTGCGCATGATCAGGAACTGGAACAACAAATCCCCGTCATGCCCTCTGACCCTCATTTGCAACTCCATGAAGTACGAAAATGGCGCCATTACAATTCCGACAAAGGGAAGCTATCACATTTACAGCCACGTGACTTTCAGCCAGAATGCGGACTTGCAGTGGCCGAACGTGTCCCATTCGTACGAGCACAAAGTGTTGAGGTACAACGCCAGGGACAAGGTGGAGGAGGACCTGGTGAGCAGCAGCCAGTCGCATTGCGAGACGATATACAAGGTTCCGTACAAGGAATATCCCACCTACAGCAGCACAGTGGTGTCTCTCAACCCAGGAGACACAGTCTACGTCAAAGCTAATCATTTTAACAGTTTGATGGTAAACAGAGATAAACATTATTTTGGGGTACATTTAATTTGGTAA
- the LOC121374350 gene encoding uncharacterized protein LOC121374350 isoform X2 produces MPIFPQSHVSTSLKMNTVKVTVVVVILLNVVAALTAITLAWSSSQLNGGDDDTFLTCLRCHDVDDACAIRRRDKNGVTVCCVRNTEELNDLMRKMYLSLQKNFTSSRSSLKKKKRAKINDTSLRMIRNWNNKSPSCPLTLICNSMKYENGAITIPTKGSYHIYSHVTFSQNADLQWPNVSHSYEHKVLRYNARDKVEEDLVSSSQSHCETIYKVPYKEYPTYSSTVVSLNPGDTVYVKANHFNSLMVNRDKHYFGVHLIW; encoded by the exons ATGCCAATCTTTCCGCAATCCCACGTCTCTACCAGCCTGAAGATGAATACAGTAAAAGTAACCGTTGTCGTGGTAATACTGTTAAACGTGGTGGCGGCATTAACGGCTATCACACTAGCTTGGTCCTCCTCGCAGTTGAACGGCGGCGATGACGATACGTTTCTCACGTGCTTACGCTGCCACGACGTCGACGACGCCTGTGCTATACGGAGACGTGACAAGAACGGCGTGACCGTGTGTTGTGTCCGAAACACTGAAGAACTGAACGATCTGATGAGAAAG ATGTATTTGTCACTACAGAAAAACTTCACTAGTTCTAGATCAAgtctgaagaagaagaaacgaGCGA AAATAAATGATACTTCACTGCGCATGATCAGGAACTGGAACAACAAATCCCCGTCATGCCCTCTGACCCTCATTTGCAACTCCATGAAGTACGAAAATGGCGCCATTACAATTCCGACAAAGGGAAGCTATCACATTTACAGCCACGTGACTTTCAGCCAGAATGCGGACTTGCAGTGGCCGAACGTGTCCCATTCGTACGAGCACAAAGTGTTGAGGTACAACGCCAGGGACAAGGTGGAGGAGGACCTGGTGAGCAGCAGCCAGTCGCATTGCGAGACGATATACAAGGTTCCGTACAAGGAATATCCCACCTACAGCAGCACAGTGGTGTCTCTCAACCCAGGAGACACAGTCTACGTCAAAGCTAATCATTTTAACAGTTTGATGGTAAACAGAGATAAACATTATTTTGGGGTACATTTAATTTGGTAA